The following are encoded in a window of Marinilabiliales bacterium genomic DNA:
- a CDS encoding FtsX-like permease family protein, whose amino-acid sequence MACIMQQNACKKPVNMVLNYIVIAWRNLLKNRVVSVINILGLTLGLASAVLAILFARHELTYESSHEKADRIAKIYLGGSFGVVEWAPNSFGPEGPALAGILPEVENHSLSRNTTGIVRVGDNLFSEDHIKVADSALFSIFTIPFRTGIPSTDPNTVVLSVSTARRYFGNDDPVGKVIRIEFYGERNEYTVTGVYEDLPSNTHLRADIIAPISLAGSFPHWNFDQYNSTIYNTYLLLAPGSDITELNRTISDNYEIPVRIDDIYAFLMPIRDIHFRGTFANNRGKFLALLLGGLFVLITSCFNYINLTNILFATRNKETGIRKVNGALRRDVFSQFMVDTMLSTLAGFGLAVILLELLLPWFNSLMDTHIKLVAEPGVLLLGLMLFVVTVLLAGLYPAIRYSAAKTSNLLKDMENTVSGRSLSRKILTTFQFILAIVFIQMIMVIERQGQHLDKQDVTGYDSENVIVLPGNKWGDLNVVKTELLSNPMIEAVSWGSAVPSHGVSQTTNWKDEDNRIPAGIYSYEKDFPELYNIAMRQGRFFADEYTADRGNMIVINRQTAEILEYDDPIGETVMLWGEQFVIIGMIDEYMALPPIFPVNASLIRQSGNDDVRLFIRIRPENRAETHAFIADLLNEINPDYPVEIKYHDEFLYETEEARSFVSAMLLMQAFFLLTIIASLIGLFGLSMFIAQRNRKEIGIRKVFGATVGSVMLKISRELIVQVLIAIFIATPLAMMISQGYLSVFNYRIEPGLVFYLTGGAIAFVLVLVTVSWQTWLAANRNPVDVLRYE is encoded by the coding sequence ATGGCATGCATTATGCAGCAAAATGCCTGTAAAAAACCAGTTAATATGGTTCTGAATTATATTGTTATTGCCTGGAGGAACCTTTTAAAGAACAGGGTAGTTTCGGTTATTAATATTTTAGGGCTTACGCTCGGATTGGCATCGGCGGTACTTGCCATACTTTTTGCAAGGCATGAACTCACCTATGAGAGCAGTCACGAAAAAGCCGACCGTATAGCTAAGATCTACCTGGGTGGTTCGTTCGGGGTGGTTGAGTGGGCTCCCAACTCATTCGGTCCTGAAGGACCTGCGCTTGCCGGGATACTGCCTGAAGTTGAAAACCACAGCCTGTCACGGAATACAACCGGGATTGTACGGGTGGGCGACAACCTGTTTTCCGAGGATCATATTAAGGTCGCAGATTCGGCGTTATTCTCAATATTTACAATTCCTTTCAGGACGGGAATCCCTTCAACCGATCCGAACACCGTAGTGTTGTCTGTATCGACAGCCCGGAGGTATTTCGGAAATGATGACCCTGTCGGAAAGGTCATCAGAATCGAGTTTTACGGAGAGAGAAATGAATATACCGTTACCGGGGTTTATGAAGACCTTCCGTCAAATACCCACCTTAGGGCCGATATCATTGCACCCATAAGCCTGGCGGGAAGCTTCCCTCACTGGAACTTCGACCAATACAATTCCACAATATATAATACTTATCTTTTACTCGCGCCCGGCTCCGACATTACAGAGCTTAACAGGACAATAAGCGATAATTACGAGATACCTGTCCGGATTGACGACATTTACGCCTTCCTGATGCCCATCAGGGATATCCATTTCAGGGGTACTTTCGCAAACAACAGGGGTAAGTTCCTGGCGCTTTTGCTCGGGGGGTTGTTCGTGCTGATAACTTCATGCTTCAACTATATTAACCTTACAAATATCCTTTTTGCCACAAGGAATAAGGAGACTGGCATCAGGAAGGTAAACGGCGCACTGAGAAGAGATGTTTTCAGCCAGTTTATGGTTGACACCATGCTGTCAACACTTGCAGGATTCGGCCTTGCCGTCATCCTGCTTGAACTGTTGCTGCCATGGTTCAATTCACTCATGGATACCCATATAAAACTTGTGGCCGAACCCGGAGTGCTGCTCCTCGGGTTGATGCTTTTCGTGGTAACGGTACTGCTTGCCGGCCTCTATCCCGCCATAAGGTATTCAGCGGCAAAAACTTCTAACCTGCTCAAGGATATGGAGAACACCGTTTCGGGCCGGAGCTTGTCCAGAAAGATACTCACCACTTTCCAGTTCATTCTTGCCATAGTATTCATACAGATGATCATGGTGATTGAAAGACAGGGCCAACACCTCGACAAACAGGATGTAACAGGTTATGATTCTGAGAACGTCATAGTACTGCCCGGCAATAAGTGGGGGGACCTCAATGTTGTTAAAACTGAACTTCTGTCCAATCCGATGATCGAGGCTGTATCATGGGGGTCGGCCGTTCCCAGTCACGGTGTTTCACAGACAACAAACTGGAAGGATGAAGATAACAGGATCCCGGCAGGTATTTACAGCTATGAAAAGGACTTTCCTGAACTATACAATATAGCGATGAGGCAAGGCAGGTTTTTCGCCGATGAGTATACAGCCGACAGGGGGAACATGATTGTAATAAACAGGCAGACCGCTGAAATACTCGAATATGATGATCCCATAGGCGAAACAGTTATGCTTTGGGGGGAACAGTTTGTGATTATCGGCATGATTGACGAATATATGGCGCTTCCGCCAATATTTCCGGTGAATGCATCCCTGATCCGGCAAAGCGGCAACGATGATGTTCGCCTGTTTATCAGGATAAGGCCAGAGAACCGTGCAGAGACACATGCTTTCATTGCCGACCTGCTGAACGAAATTAACCCTGATTACCCCGTTGAGATAAAATACCATGATGAGTTTCTTTACGAGACCGAGGAGGCCAGGTCATTTGTGTCGGCAATGCTGCTGATGCAGGCGTTTTTCCTTCTCACCATAATAGCTTCGCTTATCGGGCTCTTCGGACTCTCCATGTTCATTGCACAGAGGAACAGGAAGGAGATAGGTATCAGGAAGGTGTTTGGTGCTACTGTTGGGTCGGTTATGCTTAAGATATCAAGAGAGCTTATAGTACAGGTGCTAATTGCGATATTTATTGCCACTCCACTGGCAATGATGATTTCGCAGGGATATCTGTCGGTTTTCAATTACCGGATTGAACCGGGCCTGGTCTTTTACCTCACGGGAGGAGCCATTGCATTTGTACTTGTCCTTGTTACCGTAAGCTGGCAGACATGGCTTGCCGCGAACAGGAACCCGGTTGATGTGCTCAGGTACGAATAA
- a CDS encoding DUF418 domain-containing protein: MIFFILLSKNFMEENITPVKPAERIALLDILRGLAIFGILMVNMQMFYQPATSVIAGYAGSETIADKISTGVIKFLFEGKFYILFSLLFGYGFWMFINKKTDDGNSILPVFRRRVAILLLLGIMHVVLLWAGDILVWYAVFGFVLILFRKKSDRSLIKWAFWLAMVPVVMTALSVLMVRLGMADPQAAAGIEASMQEREAWMADFLARASAVYSEGTLREIVTIRLQEYMNLLPGVLFFYPVVLGVFLVGVWAARSGIIKNPAEHVSFFRKVLWRGLITGVIFSALYTWSFFRTGAMTVPGIWMFISMTSHIVAGFSLSVAYVSIIVLLYIKGRLGLPARLLAPVGRMALTNYLLQSIICTTLFLSYGFGLFGKISAFQGLLLTIVIFGLQIPFSRIWLKHFHFGPFEWLWRSLTYMKVQPFIRR; this comes from the coding sequence TTGATTTTTTTTATACTTTTATCAAAAAACTTTATGGAAGAAAATATTACCCCCGTTAAACCCGCAGAGAGGATAGCGTTGCTTGATATTCTTAGGGGACTGGCAATTTTCGGGATACTGATGGTGAACATGCAGATGTTCTATCAGCCTGCTACCTCTGTGATTGCTGGTTATGCCGGATCTGAAACGATAGCTGATAAGATTTCGACAGGTGTGATCAAATTTCTTTTCGAAGGGAAGTTCTATATACTTTTCTCACTGCTTTTCGGTTACGGCTTCTGGATGTTCATAAACAAGAAGACAGATGATGGCAACAGCATTCTGCCTGTTTTCAGGCGCAGGGTAGCTATCCTGCTTCTTTTGGGGATAATGCATGTTGTGCTGCTCTGGGCCGGTGACATACTTGTATGGTATGCGGTCTTTGGCTTCGTCCTGATCCTGTTCAGGAAGAAGAGTGACAGGAGCCTGATCAAATGGGCCTTCTGGCTTGCAATGGTACCCGTTGTAATGACTGCGTTGTCGGTCCTCATGGTCCGGCTCGGCATGGCTGACCCCCAGGCCGCTGCCGGGATTGAAGCCAGCATGCAGGAGAGGGAGGCATGGATGGCGGATTTCCTTGCACGGGCATCGGCAGTTTATTCGGAGGGAACATTAAGGGAGATCGTCACGATACGGCTTCAGGAATATATGAACCTGCTTCCCGGAGTTCTGTTTTTTTATCCGGTGGTTCTGGGCGTTTTCCTTGTCGGGGTATGGGCAGCAAGAAGCGGCATTATAAAGAATCCTGCTGAGCATGTTAGTTTTTTCAGGAAAGTTTTGTGGCGGGGACTGATTACAGGGGTTATCTTCAGCGCTCTTTACACCTGGTCATTTTTCAGGACCGGCGCTATGACAGTTCCTGGTATCTGGATGTTCATATCAATGACCTCGCATATAGTTGCCGGATTCTCACTTTCAGTTGCATACGTCAGCATTATTGTGCTCCTTTACATAAAGGGTCGGTTAGGTCTGCCGGCAAGACTGCTTGCCCCGGTCGGCCGGATGGCACTGACCAATTACCTGCTGCAATCAATTATCTGCACCACGTTGTTCCTTTCATATGGATTTGGATTATTCGGAAAGATATCGGCGTTTCAGGGATTATTGCTTACCATAGTGATATTCGGACTGCAGATCCCGTTCAGCCGTATCTGGCTGAAGCATTTTCATTTCGGGCCCTTTGAATGGTTGTGGCGCAGCCTTACATATATGAAGGTGCAGCCTT